A window of Malania oleifera isolate guangnan ecotype guangnan chromosome 5, ASM2987363v1, whole genome shotgun sequence contains these coding sequences:
- the LOC131156107 gene encoding uncharacterized protein LOC131156107, with product MGWKKCEQNVKMIIALLASFATFKEPFHLLTLTLLSLLLPLSFLLLSRLSIAHYLLTLNPPHQNPYFSPLLSIFLYTNPTLLHALVSIVLVASLVHGFTGRSTTFLSESPRPIFQPHLYVAWAFLSTLQVCVCLGIEGSMSAGVEGFGGFGNERSLFSGVVFFIGLHEAMCYWSRMVVKPVVDDTVFGVAKEEKWAERVAAALSVGGLWWWRLRDEVGFLVMVVEIEKKLSMGAGLNEFVGWWLYYLTVTIGMVRVVKGIMWVGMILLCREVERNNQEPRMVEDKV from the coding sequence ATGGGTTGGAAGAAATGTGAACAAAATGTGAAGATGATCATTGCGCTGCTCGCAAGCTTTGCCACCTTTAAGGAACCATTTCACCTCCTCACACTCACTCTTCTTAGCCTCCTCCTCCCCCTCTCCTTTCTTTTACTATCAAGGCTTTCCATTGCTCACTAtctcctaaccctaaaccctcctCACCAAAACCCCTACTTCTCCCCTCTTCTCTCCATCTTCCTATACACAAACCCAACTCTTCTCCATGCTCTTGTCTCCATTGTCCTTGTGGCTTCTCTGGTCCACGGCTTCACCGGTCGGAGTACTACCTTTCTCAGCGAATCCCCGAGGCCTATTTTCCAACCCCATTTGTACGTTGCATGGGCTTTCCTAAGCACTCTACAAGTTTGTGTGTGTTTGGGGATCGAGGGGAGCATGTCCGCCGGAGTTGAGGGCTTTGGTGGCTTTGGAAACGAAAGAAGTTTGTTCAGTGGGGTGGTGTTTTTCATAGGCTTGCACGAAGCAATGTGTTATTGGTCGAGAATGGTGGTGAAGCCGGTGGTGGATGACACGGTTTTTGGGGTTGCAAAGGAGGAAAAGTGGGCTGAGAGGGTGGCTGCAGCCTTAAGCGTCGGTGGTTTGTGGTGGTGGAGGTTGAGGGACGAGGTCGGATTTCTGGTTATGGTGGTTGAGATCGAGAAGAAACTGTCAATGGGAGCTGGGTTGAATGAATTTGTTGGCTGGTGGCTGTATTACCTGACTGTGACCATTGGAATGGTCAGGGTTGTGAAGGGCATCATGTGGGTTGGAATGATTTTACTCTGCAGGGAAGTGGAAAGGAACAATCAGGAGCCACGAATGGTGGAAGACAAAGTCTAA